From Amycolatopsis sp. YIM 10, the proteins below share one genomic window:
- a CDS encoding TadA family conjugal transfer-associated ATPase — MTAELVERVRRRLAREGTGTTGLAEAVRAEATGIAGHEELLETLRLVRHEFVGAGPLEPLLTDPDVTDVLVTKPGEVWVEGKDGLHRTEVTFADEDAVRRLAQRLAMTAGRRLDDAQPFVDGWIPGPHGRVRLHAVLPPLAPDGTCLSLRVLRPAKHDLAELQRLGTFSATGAAVLRAIIAARLAFLVTGGTGAGKSTLLSALLSAIPPTERIVCVEDAGELQPSHPQFVRLVARPPNVEGVGEVTLRELVRQALRMRPDRLVVGEVRGREVCELLAALNTGHEGGSGTLHANSPSEVPARLEALAALGGLSRDAVHSQVAAAIRVVLHMVRGRDNTRRLTEIAVVRRGGDGLQVCTAWQDGMWTEHGPALRSLLPTTRPGGRRC, encoded by the coding sequence GTGACGGCTGAACTCGTTGAACGCGTCCGTCGTCGCCTGGCGCGTGAAGGCACCGGGACGACCGGGCTCGCCGAGGCCGTTCGTGCCGAAGCGACCGGCATCGCCGGGCACGAGGAACTGCTCGAGACCCTGCGTCTGGTCCGTCACGAGTTCGTCGGCGCCGGGCCGCTCGAGCCGCTTCTCACCGATCCCGACGTGACCGATGTGCTCGTCACCAAACCCGGCGAAGTCTGGGTGGAGGGCAAGGACGGGCTCCACCGGACCGAGGTCACCTTCGCCGACGAGGACGCCGTCCGGCGGCTCGCGCAGCGCCTGGCGATGACGGCCGGACGTCGGCTCGACGACGCCCAGCCCTTCGTCGACGGATGGATCCCTGGTCCGCACGGGCGCGTCCGCCTGCACGCGGTGCTGCCGCCCTTGGCGCCCGACGGCACCTGCCTTTCCCTCCGCGTGCTCCGCCCGGCCAAGCACGACCTCGCCGAACTGCAACGCCTCGGCACATTCAGCGCGACCGGTGCCGCGGTGCTCCGCGCGATCATCGCCGCCCGACTGGCCTTTTTGGTCACCGGCGGCACCGGAGCGGGCAAGAGCACGCTCCTGTCCGCCCTGCTGTCCGCCATCCCGCCGACCGAACGCATCGTCTGCGTCGAGGACGCCGGTGAGCTCCAGCCGTCGCATCCGCAATTCGTCCGGCTCGTCGCGCGTCCGCCCAATGTGGAGGGCGTCGGCGAGGTCACCCTGCGCGAGCTGGTTCGCCAGGCCCTGCGAATGCGGCCGGATCGGTTGGTCGTCGGCGAAGTCCGCGGCCGTGAAGTCTGCGAACTGCTCGCCGCGCTCAACACGGGCCACGAAGGCGGCTCCGGAACGCTGCACGCCAATTCACCGAGCGAAGTCCCGGCGCGGCTCGAGGCGCTGGCGGCGCTGGGCGGACTTTCCCGCGACGCCGTGCACAGCCAGGTCGCCGCGGCGATCCGGGTGGTGCTGCACATGGTCCGAGGCCGGGACAACACCCGTCGCCTCACCGAAATCGCGGTGGTGCGCCGAGGTGGCGACGGACTCCAGGTGTGCACGGCCTGGCAGGACGGCATGTGGACCGAGCACGGCCCGGCACTGCGCTCACTGCTCCCCACCACGAGACCCGGAGGCAGACGATGCTGA